A region from the Spea bombifrons isolate aSpeBom1 chromosome 7, aSpeBom1.2.pri, whole genome shotgun sequence genome encodes:
- the SLC15A2 gene encoding solute carrier family 15 member 2, with product MIDRIREKKKNRCSAWGLRSASEDLDAATMGDDVKTAGQKKGIAKLFSTVSSPTKKVPRLCGTNYPLSILFIIINEFCERFSYYGMKAVLTLYFVNYLKWDENLSTTVYHAFSGLCYFTPIIGAPIADVWLGKFNTIFWLSILYVIGHIIKSVGAIPTIGNYDLHVALSMIGLVAIAFGTGGIKPCVSAFGGDQFEEEHAKERAKFFSIFYLSINAGSLISTFVTPVLRGDVQCFGTDCYALAFGVPAALMLVALVVFVGGSGMYKKNPPEGNVLSSVFKCIGFALKNRWRHRSKEHPKREHWLDWANEKYPKKIITEVKMVTRVLFLYIPLPMFWALFDQQGSRWTLQATRMDSDFGGFVIQPDQIQVMNPLLILILIPVFDLGLYPLLRACKINFKPIQRMAAGMIVGALAFVVAAIVEIQINKTIPLVPKAGECYLQVLNMANKDVTIKIPQNNPFTQPSLNVENYQDPEYIKLNLTGQGFDGKIQVSHDSDTECPIILHEKSNYSLLIYQDGSGNVTCKQYIDEKTKPANGLASVRFISLIDSNLTVTVGDKQASIAGKYGDSAYLSNKRGKIQAKVVIGNATDTTYTVDLGLLDFGGAYTAILDWTGGTITTVLTNDVEPNSFHVAWQIPQYVLLSAGEVMYSITGLEFSYSQAPASMKSVLQAGWLLTIAFGNVIVLIVAQASSLAQWAEFILFAALLVAVCIIFSIMGYFYVPVNPDDLKEDDEKDWSDEKKKLPGDHFELSEDKKTKM from the exons ATGATTGACAGGATTcgggagaagaagaaaaatagatGCTCCGCGTGGGGTTTGCGCAGTGCGTCTGAGGACCTGGATGCTGCAACCATGGGGGACGACGTGAAGACGGCAG gacaaaaaaaaggaatcgCAAAACTATTCTCCACCGTATCCAGCCCGACCAAGAAAGTGCCG agacTATGCGGCACCAACTACCCTCTGAGTAtcctcttcatcatcatcaacGAGTTCTGTGAACGATTCTCCTACTATGGCATGAAAG CCGTCCTCACCTTGTACTTTGTAAACTACCTGAAATGGGATGAGAATCTGTCCACCACGGTGTACCATGCCTTCTCCGGACTCTGCTACTTCACCCCGATCATCGGAGCCCCCATCGCTGACGTCTGGCTGGGGAAATTCAA CACCATTTTTTGGCTCTCCATCCTGTACGTGATTGGCCACATCATAAAATCGGTCGGCGCCATCCCGACGATAGGAAACTACGATCTTCATGT GGCTTTGTCCATGATCGGACTGGTCGCAATTGCCTTCGGCACAGGGGGGATCAAGCCGTGCGTGTCGGCGTTCGGGGGGGATCAGTTTGAAGAAGAACAT gCAAAAGAAAGAGCTAAATTCTTCTCCATTTTCTACCTGTCCATCAACGCTGGGAGCCTCATTTCCACGTTTGTGACCCCGGTACTCAGAG GTGACGTTCAGTGCTTCGGAACGGATTGCTACGCGTTGGCGTTTGGGGTACCGGCGGCGCTGATGCTCGTGGCTCTCG TGGTGTTTGTTGGCGGCAGCGGGATGTATAAGAAAAACCCCCCGGAAGGAAACGTTTTATCGTCCGTCTTCAAATGCATCGGA tttgcGTTGAAGAACCGTTGGCGTCACCGATCCAAAGAGCATCCAAAGAGAGAGCATTGGCTGGACTGGGCCAATGAGAAATATCCG aaaaaaatcattacaGAAGTGAAGATGGTGACGCGAGTTCTCTTCCTCTACATTCCTCTTCCCATGTTCTGGGCTCTTTTTGACCAACAG GGATCCAGGTGGACTTTACAAGCTACGAGAATGGACTCCGACTTT GGTGGATTCGTTATTCAGCCGGATCAGATCCAG GTAATGAACCCCCTCTTGATCCTGATCCTGATCCCAGTCTTTGATCTTGGGCTTTATCCGCTGCTCAGAGCCTGCAAGATCAACTTTAA GCCTATCCAAAGAATGGCTGCGGGAATGATTGTAGGAGCTCTGGCGTTTGTAGTGGCCGCTATTGTAGAAATCCAGATCAAT AAAACGATCCCGCTTGTTCCCAAAGCCGGGGAGTGCTACCTGCAGGTCCTAAACATGGCCAACAAGGATGTAACAATCAAGATCCCGCAGAATAATCCCTTCACCCAGCCCAGCCTGAATGTCGAAAACTACCAG GATCCAGAATACATAAAATTGAATCTTACCGGTCAGGGATTCGATGGTAAAATCCAAGTGAGCCACGATTCAGACACCGAATGTCCAATCATCCTCCACGAGAAATCCAATTACTCCTTACTGATCTACCAGGACGGCAGCGGGAACGTAACCTGCAAACAG tacATAGATGAGAAAACCAAACCTGCCAACGGATTAGCGTCTGTAAG ATTTATAAGTTTAATCGACTCCAATCTCACTGTGACGGTCGGCGACAAACAGGCTTCCATTGCCGGAAAATACGGAGATTCGGCGTATCTGTCGAATAAGAGAGGAAA AATACAGGCGAAGGTCGTTATTGGGAATGCCACGGACACCACGTACACGGTGGACCTCGGGTTACTGGATTTCGGAGGAGCCTACACTGCAATCCTCGACTGG ACCGGCGGCACCATCACCACCGTGCTGACCAATGACGTCGAACCCAACAGCTTCCACGTGGCCTGGCAGATCCCGCAGTACGTGCTGCTCAGCGCCGGGGAGGTCATGTACTCCATCACCGGCTTGGAGTTCTCATACTCTCAG gctCCAGCCAGCATGAAATCGGTGCTGCAGGCCGGATGGCTTCTCACCATTGCGTTCGGGAACGTTATTGTGCTGATCGTGGCCCAGGCCAGCTCCCTCGCGCAG TGGGCCGAGTTCATCCTCTTCGCTGCTCTCCTGGTCGCCGTCTGCATCATATTCTCCATCATGGGATATTTCTACGTCCCCGTTAACCCCGACGACCTCAAGGAGGACGACGAGAAGGACTGGAGCGACGAGAAGAAGAAGCTGCCGGGCGATCACTTCGAGCTCAGCGAGGACAAGAAAACCAAAATGTAG